One Candidatus Hydrogenedentota bacterium genomic window, AGCACTTCCTGACGTATCGAGGCGCGATCTATTGATTCATTCACCATGCCTTGAACGCGATCGCGCGCCCGGTGCGATTTTGGTCGCGGCGCCACCCTGTTCGCGAGAACGGGCTTTACTAAAGTTGCGCGACGCGCAGCGCCCGAGGCGCCCGGGCGTTCTCGTTTTGTTTGGAGGCATGCATGACGCGTTATATCGAACAACATAAACGACTTCTCGCAGTTTTGGCCCTGTTTTACTGTGCGTTTTCCGGCATGAGCTGTATGCCGGACGTGCACGTGTATGAGGTCCCGGATGTATCGGGCGAGGCCGGCGGCGAGGCAATAGCAATAGAACCTACTGTTACGACGGATCCACGTTTTTTTCCGCTCCCAACTGACGGGGCCAGGTGGGCAGATAGTCGCCGCTCGGTTCGGGGCGAATTTCGCGGCCTGAATATAGAGCCGTTAAGCGTATTGTGCATAAAGGACCAAACTGAAATTTTGTTACGGATATTCAATAATGGGGATAGCGAATTCGCCATTCCCTTCGGGTCCATGCAGCTGGACGTTGCGGCCGAGTTGGATGGCGAGGAAGAGAAGGCTTCACGCTCTCCGGAGAGAACAGTACCTGCAGACTGGGCCCAGGTTGTGCGCCGTGGCGAGATGCCTGGAAGAGTTACGGTGTACCACAGGAAACAAACCTTCTATCAGGACGCCGGCGGGGTACCCCAACCTTTCGTGAATGCCAAGTTCACCGTAGAGCCAGAAGACGTAAGGGAACTTCTGGTAGGTTTTGAGGCGGCGGAGTTTCGTAATGGAGCGCTTATCATTACTGCAGTAGAAAAGGGAGGCGGACAAGAAATAACGATGAGATTCGATGTAGAATACATGGGAAGTTACAAACACGCCCGCTACTAACCGCATTTCCAGTGGCATGGCGCAGGCCAACGAAGAGCGGGCGCCTCTGTGAAATCGTGGGAGTACGGACGGACTACGACGGCAGCCACCTGGACTACAGCTACGACAGCCAGGGGCGGGTAACCTCGATGAACGACTACCATGGCAACACCACAAGCTACCTCTACGCGAGCGACGGGAAGCTGAGCACCATCACGGCGCCGGGCTCGAAAACATGGGCCTTTAGTTACGATGGCTACGACCGGCTGACCCGGGTGGACATCCCCAACGGCATGCACACGGAATACGCCTTCGATTCCGAGGGCCGGCGGACCTCCATCACGCATAAGGACGGCTCGACGGTGAAGCAGAGTTTTGATTACGCGTTCACCGATGGGAATGCCATTACAAAGATCACCCACGGCGATGGCTCGTTGTGGGAATACGAGCACGACGCGCGCAAGCGGCTCACCAGGGCGGAGCGTTTCGATACGGACGGGACGACGCTCCTGCACCGCTACAGCTACACCTATGATGCGGGGGACAACCTGGTGACCAAGGCGGTGCTGGACAACGGGACCTCCACGACGACCACCACGGTCTTCGCGTACAACAGCGCCAACGAGCAAACCTCCATGACCGTGGGCGGGACGACCACAACCCAGGCCTACGACGCGTGGGGGCGCCTTACGGGTCGCGCCCAGGGCGGCTATTCGGCCACCTACGCCTTTCCTCCTGCGGCGGACCTTCGGCGCTACGGCGATAAGCTTTACAGCGTGACCAGCGACTTCCCGGGCGAGGGGGACGTCACCTACGAGTACGGGGGCGACCAGAAACGCCGCAGCCGCGTCGCGGGCGCCAGCGAGACGTGGTACAACTACGACATGGGCTGGAACGTGCTGTCCGAGGAGGACGACGCGGACGGGGCCACGGGCGCCCTGACGGCGACGAACGTGCTGCTGACGCCGGGCGCGGA contains:
- a CDS encoding RHS repeat-associated core domain-containing protein — translated: MGVRTDYDGSHLDYSYDSQGRVTSMNDYHGNTTSYLYASDGKLSTITAPGSKTWAFSYDGYDRLTRVDIPNGMHTEYAFDSEGRRTSITHKDGSTVKQSFDYAFTDGNAITKITHGDGSLWEYEHDARKRLTRAERFDTDGTTLLHRYSYTYDAGDNLVTKAVLDNGTSTTTTTVFAYNSANEQTSMTVGGTTTTQAYDAWGRLTGRAQGGYSATYAFPPAADLRRYGDKLYSVTSDFPGEGDVTYEYGGDQKRRSRVAGASETWYNYDMGWNVLSEEDDADGATGALTATNVLLTPGAEVSALLADIAGASPASGAPRYYVTDHLGSTRGAYDASGAAAGTYEYSPYGGAYAVAGDALETLSASFTGKPWDADSNLYHFPYRTYSPERARWMTRDPLGMVDGPNVFTYVRANPVMFTDLLGNVSSDPGDLNWTNWLSYKYKTSEGLIQQSRGCYLQGSTVEIRQYRCLIQQEYWNAGFYQECYDECREWLAPDSLLGDILEFIKGYGTLGFSTFVTHYTCRDFCRNEDAQYEYIYVYYQCTGMDQGHRRKNCKAGRA